cccggcccgtccgtccccgtcaccgctcccccttCCCGGCCtggcccgtccgtccgtccccgtcaccgctcccccttCCCGGCCTGGCCCGGCCtggcccgtccgtccgtccccgtcaccgctcccccgtcccggcccgtccgtccgtccccgtcaccgctcccccgtcccggcccgtccgtccgtccccgtcaccgctcccccgtcccgtcccgtcccggcccgtccgtccgtccccgtcaccgctcccccgtcccagcccgtccgtccgtccccaacaccgctcccccgtcccggcccggcctggcccgtccccgtcaccgctcccccgtcccggcccgGCCCATCCGTCCGTCaccgtcaccgctcccccgtcccgtcccggcccgtccgtccgtccccctcaccgctcccccgtcccggcccgtccgtccgtccccgtcaccgctcccccgtcccggccaggcccgtccgtccgtccccgtcaccgctcccccgtcccggcccggcctggcccgtccccgtcaccgctcccccgtcccggcccggcctggcccgtccgtccgtccccgtcaccgctcccccgtcctggcccggcccggcccgtccgtccgtccgtccgtccccaacaccgctcccccgtcccggcccgGCCCATCCGTCCGTCaccgtcaccgctcccccgtcccggcccggcccgtccgtccgtcccccTCACCGCTCCCCCGgcccggcccgtccgtccgtccccgtcaccgctcccccgtcccggcccggcccggcccggcccgtccgtccgtccccgtcaccgctcccccgtcccggcccgtccgtccgtccccgtcaccgctcccccgtcccggcccggcccggcccgtccgtccgtccccgtcaccgctcccccgtcccggcccggcccggcccgtccgtccgtccccgtcaccgctcccccgtcccggcccggcccggcccgtccgtccgtccccgtcaccgctcccccggcccggcccggcccgtccgtccgatcccgtcaccgctcccccgtcctggcccggcccggcccgtccgtccgtccgtccgtccccaACACAgctcccccgtcccggcccggcccgtccgtccgtccccgtcaccgctcccccgtcccggcccggcctggcccgtccgtccgtccccgtcaccgctcccccgtcccggcctggcccggcccgtccgtccgtccccgtcaccgctcccccgtcccatcccggcccgtccgtccccgtcaccgctcctCCGTCCCGGCCCGGCCtggcccgtccgtccgtccccgtcaccgctcccccgtcccggcctggcccggcccgtccgtccgtccccgtcaccgctcccccgtcccatcccggcccgtccgtccccgtcaccgctcctCCGTCCCGGCCCGGCCtggcccgtccgtccgtccccgtcaccgctcccccgtcctggcccggcccggcccgtccgtccgtccgtccgtccccaACACCGCTCCCCCGGCCCGGCCCGGCCCATCCGTCCGTCaccgtcaccgctcccccgtcccggccaggcccgtccgtccgtccccgtcaccgctcccccgtcccggcccgtccgtccgtccccgtcaccgctcccccgtcccggcccggcccggcccgtccgtccgtccccgtcaccgctcccccgtcccggcccggcccggcccgtccgtccgtccccgtcactgctcccccgtcccggcccgtccgtccgtccccgtcaccgctcccccgtcccggcccggcccggcccgtccgtccgtccccgtcactGCTCTCCCGtcccggcccgtccgtccgtccccgtcaccgctcccccgtcccatcccggcccgtccgtccccgtcaccgctcctCCGTCCCGTCCCGGCCCTGCCTGGcccgtccccgtcaccgctcccccgtcccggcccggcctggcccgtccccgtcaccgctcccccgtcccggcccggcctggcccgtccgtccgtcccccTCTCTGCTCCCCCTGTCCCCGCTGTCCCCCACACAGTGTCCCCCCCCTGTCTCACACTGACCTGGTCTCAGTTCTGTCTCTCCGTGTCTGAGGTATCTCTTCAGCCACTCGATACACGTTCCCTCCAGGTAACCCTTTTTCCGCTGGTTTAGTCCCTGATCCTGCTCCCACTTGTTCTTGGTGATCTGCCCCGCAGTGACCGGGGTGGCCCACACCATCCTGTCCTTGTCGAAGCTGATGAAGTCCTTGTAGTCCCAGCCGAACTGATAAAACCCCGCGGTGCTGCCGCCGTCCCGGAGCTCACAGCCGTACACCAGCTGCCACGAGTGGATCCCTGtgggtcacagagagagacagccaatcaCAGGGAGGGATCGCACGGGGCGGCCAATCACAGGGAGGGATCGCACGGGGCGGCCAATGACAGGGAGGGATCGCACGAGGCGGCCAATGACAGGGAGGGATCGCACGGGGGCGGCCAATGACAGCCCCGCCCCGGCCCGGGCCCGATCCCCGCGGATCCCCTCTCACTTACCCCCGGTCTGGTTGGTCCGTTCGCTCAGGATCTGGATCGCGGTCTTTCCCCCGACTCCCAGCCCCGCAGgttctgtgtctctctgtcccaATAATCCGGCCCCTCACGCTCCGCCATCCAGCGCTGCCGGGGGATGTCCCTCCGGATCTCGCTGTCGTAGTAATCAATCGGTTTCTCATCCACGTACCCGACCGCCACAAACTCCGGGACTCCCGGCAGGGGGGTGGTCCAGGTGTGAACATACCGGAGACTGTGAGACCCTgaaacacagagacagagagatcagGGGGCGATCCCGCCGGGAGACACCCCCCACAGCCCggtctcaccccccccccccacacagcccggtctcacacccccccccacagcccggtctcacccccccccccacagcccggtctcacccccccccccacagcccggtctcacccccccccccccacagcccggtctcacacccccccccccccacagcccggtctcacaccccccccccccacagcccggtctcacccccccccccccccacagcccggtctcacccccccccccccccacagcccggtctcaccccccccccccctccccacagcccggtctcacaccccccccccccacagcccggtctcacacccccccccccccccccacagcccggtctcaccccccccccccacagcccggtctcacccccccaccccacagcccggtctcacacccccccctccccgcacagCCCGGGTGCCCGTCCCGCCGGCCCCCGGAACCGAGACACAGCGATCAGATCAAACCCGCCAACGCAATCTCAGAACCACCTCCAGCTGCTGGCACAGACACCGCGAAATAACGTAAAACCCCCTGTAAATAACCactaaatcacacagagccccctgtaaataatcactaaatcacacagagccccctgtaaataatccctaaatcacacagagccccctgtaaataaaccctaaatcacacagagccccctgtaaataatctCTAAAACACACAAAGCCTCCTGTAAATAATctctaaatcacacagagccccctgtaaataaacaTTAAATCACACAGAGCCTCCTGTAAATAATctctaaatcacacagagccccctgtaaataatccctaaatcacacagagcctCCTGTAAATAATctctaaatcacacagagccccctgtaaataaacattaaatcacacagagccccctgtaaataatccctaaatcacacagagcctCCTGTAAATAATctctaaatcacacagagccccctgtaaataaacaTTAAATCACACAGAGCCTCCTGTAAATAATctctaaatcacacagagccccctgtaaataaacattaaatcacacagagccccctgtaaataatccctaaatcacacagagccccctgtaaataatccctaaatcacacagagccccctgtaaataatctctaaaacacacagagccccctgtaaataatctctaaaacacacagagccccctgtaaataaacattaaatcacacagagcccacTGTAAATAATctctaaatcacacagagccccctgtaaataaacattaaatcacacagagccccctgtaaataaacactaaatcacacagagccccctgtaaataaaccctaaatcacacagagccccctgtaaataatctctaaaacacacagagccccctgtaaataaacattaaatcacccagagccccctgtaaataatcactaaatcacacagagccccctgtaaataaacactaaatcacacagagccccctgtaaataatccctaaatcacacagagccccctgtaaataatcactaaatcacacagagccccctgtaaataatccctaaatcacacagagccccctgtaaataatccctaaatcacacagagcctCCTGTAAATAATctctaaatcacacagagccccctaTAAATAAACATTAAATCACACAGAGCCTCCTGTAAATAATctctaaatcacacagagccccctgtaaataaacattaaatcacacagagccccctgtaaataatccctaaatcacacagagccccctgtaaataatccctaaatcacacagagccccctgtaaataatctctaaaacacacagagccccctgtaaataatctctaaaacacacagagccccctgtaaataaacattaaatcacacagagccccctgtaaataatcattaaatcacacagagccccctgtaaataatctctaaaacacacagagccccctgtaaataaacaTTAAATCACACAGAGCCTCCTGTAAATAATCCCCaaatcacacagagccccctgtaaataatcactaaatcacacagagccccctgtaaataatccctaaatcacacagagccccctgtaaataatcactaaatcacacagagccccctgtaaataatccctaaatcacacagagccccctgtaaataaacattaaatcacacagagcgccctgtaaataatccctaaatcacacagagcctCCTGTAAATAATctctaaatcacacagagccccctgtaaataaacattaaatcacacagagccccctgtaaataaacactaaatcacacagagccccctgtaaataatcactaaatcacacagagccccctgtaaataaaccctaaatcacacagagccccctgtaaataatctctaaaacacacagagccccctgtaaataaacattaaatcacacagagccccctgtaaataatcactcaatcacacagagccccctgtaaataaacactaaatcacacagagccccctgtaaataatccctaaatcacacagagccccctgtaaataatcactaaatcacacagagccccctgtaaataatccctaaatcacacagagccccctgtaaataatccCCAAATCACACAGAGCCTCCTGTAAATAATctctaaatcacacagagccccctgtaaataaacattaaatcacacagagccccctgtaaataatccctaaatcacacagagcctCCTGTAAATAATctctaaatcacacagagccccctgtaaataatcactaaatcacacagagccccctgtaaataatccctaaatcacacagagcctCCTGTAAATAATctctaaatcacacagagccccctgtaaataatccctaaatcacacacagccccctgtaaataatccctaaatcacacagagccccctgtaaataatcactaaatcacacagagcctcctgtaaataatccctaaatcacacagagcctCCTGTAAATAATCTCTAAAACACACAGAGCCTCCTGTAAATAATCTCTAaaacacacagagccccctgtaaataaacattaaatcacacagagccccctgtaaataatcactaaatcacacagagccccctgtaaataatccctaaatcacacagagccccctgtaaataatctctaaaacacacagagccccctgtaaataatcactaaaacacacagagccccctgtaaataatcaCTAAATCACACAGAGCCTCCTGTAAATAATCTCTAaaacacacagagccccctgtaaataaacattaaatcacacagagccccctgtaaataatcaCTAAATCACAGAGCCTCCTGTAAATAATCTCTAAAACACACAGAGCCCCTGTAAATAAACATtaaatcacacagagcccacTGCAAATAAtccctaaatcacacagagcctCCTGTAAATAATCCCCAAATCAcaacagagccccctgtaaataatcaCTAAaccacacagagccccctgtaaataatccctaaatcacacagagcctCCTGTAAATAATCTCTAaaacacacagagccccctgtaaataaacattaaatcacacagagcccacTGCAAATAAtccctaaatcacacagagcctcctgtaaataatccctaaatcaCACAGAGACCCCTGTAAATAATCCCCAAATCAcaacagagccccctgtaaataaacattaaatcacacagagcccacTGTAATTAATCCCTAAATCACACAaagccccctgtaaataatccctaaatcacacagagccccctgtaaataatccctaaatcacacagagcctCCTGTAAATAATCTCTAAAACACACAGAGCCCCTGTAAATAAACATtaaatcacacagagcccacTGCAAATAAtccctaaatcacacagagcctcctgtaaataatccctaaatcacacagagccccctgtaaataatccctaaatcaCACAGAGACCCCTGTAAATAATCACTAAATCACACAGAGCCGACTGTAAATAAGCCCTGaaacacacagagccccctgtaaataaaccctaaaacacacagagccccctgtaaataatccctgaaacacacagagccccctgtaaataatccctaaatcacacagagccccctgtaaataaaccctaaatcacacagagccccctgtaaataatccctaaatcaCACAAAGCCCTCTGTAAATAATCACTAaaacacacagagccccctgtaaataatcactaaatcacacagagccccatgtaaataatccctaaatcacacagagccccctgtaaataatctctaaaacacacagagccccctgtaaataatcaCTAAAACACACAGAGCCCACTGTAAATAATCactaaatcacacagagccccctgtaaataatccctaaatcacacagagcctCCTGTAAATAATCTCTAaaacacacagagccccctgtaaataaacattaaatcacacagagccccctgtaaataatcaCTAAATCACAGAGCCTCCTGTAAATAATCTCTAAAACACACAGAGCCCCTGTAAATAAACATtaaatcacacagagcccacTGCAAAAAtccctaaatcacacagagcctcctgtaaataatccctaaatcaCACAGAGACCCCTGTAAATAATCCCCAAATCAcaacagagccccctgtaaataaacattaaatcacacagagcccacTGTAATTAATCCCTAAATCACACAaagccccctgtaaataatccctaaatcacacagagccccctgtaaataatccctaaatcacacagagcctCCTGTAAATAATCTCTAAAACACACAGAGCCCCTGTAAATAAACATtaaatcacacagagcccacTGCAAATTAtccctaaatcacacagagcctcctgtaaataatccctaaatcacacagagccccctgtaaataatccctaaatcacacagagacccctgtaaataatccctaaatcacacagagcccacTGTAAATAATCactaaatcacacagagcccacTGTAAATAAGCCCTGaaacacacagagccccctgtaaataaaccctaaaacacacagagccccctgtaaataatccctaaaacacagagagccccctgtaaataaacaTTAAATCACACATAGACCCCTGAAAATAAGCCCTGAAACACACAGAGCCCGCTCTAAATAAtccctaaatcacacagagccccctgtaaataatccctgaaacacacagagccccctgtaagtaatcactaaatcacacagagccccctgcaaataatccctaaatcacacagagcctCCTGTAAATAATCTCTAaaacacacagagccccctgtaaataaacattaaatcacacagagcccactgtaaataatccctaaatcacacagagtcccctgtaaataatccctaaatcacacagagccccctCTAAATAATCATTAAATCACACAGAGCTTCCTGTAAATAATCTCTAAAACACACAGAGCCCCCGTAAATAATCTCTAaaacacacagagccccctgtaaataaacattaaatcacacagagccccctgtaaataatctctaaatcacacagagccccctgtaaataatccctgaaacacacagagccccctgtaaataatcactaaatcacacagagccccctgtaaataaaccctaaatcacacagagccccctgtaaataatccctaaatcaCACAAAGCCCTCTGTAAATAATCACTAaaacacacagagccccctgtaaataaacattaaattacacagagccccctgtaaataatccctaaaacacacagagccccctgtaaataaacaTTAAATTACACAGAGCTGCCTGTAAATAATCTCTAAAACACACAGAGCCCCCTATAAATAATCTCTAaaacacacagagccccctgtaaataaacattaaatcacacatagccccctgtaaataatccctaaaacacAGAGAGCCCCCTGTAAAAAAATCCCTAAAAcgcacagagccccctgtaaataaacaTTAAATCACACATAACCCCCTGTAAATAACCCCTAAATCACACACAGCCTCCTGTAAATAATCACTAAAACACACAGAGCCtcctgtaaataatccctaaaacacacagagcccactgtaaataatccctaaatcacacagagcccactgtaaataatccctaaatcacacagagcccacTGTAAATAATCactaaatcacacagagcccacTGTAAAAATCCCTAaaacacacagagccccctgtaaataatccctgaaacacacacagccccctctaaataatccctaaatcacacagagccccctgtaaataatccctaaatcacacagagcacCCTGTAAATAAACATT
The genomic region above belongs to Stegostoma tigrinum isolate sSteTig4 chromosome 34, sSteTig4.hap1, whole genome shotgun sequence and contains:
- the LOC125446629 gene encoding LOW QUALITY PROTEIN: class I histocompatibility antigen, F10 alpha chain-like (The sequence of the model RefSeq protein was modified relative to this genomic sequence to represent the inferred CDS: inserted 1 base in 1 codon); the encoded protein is MFRLILLGLLCGGASAGSHSLRYVHTWTTPLPGVPEFVAVGYVDEKPIDYYDSEIRRDIPRQRWMAEREGPDYWDRETQNLRGWESGXKTAIQILSERTNQTGGIHSWQLVYGCELRDGGSTAGFYQFGWDYKDFISFDKDRMVWATPVTAGQITKNKWEQDQGLNQRKKGYLEGTCIEWLKRYLRHGETELRPVKPSVTFTSVRDNKQLSCVATGFYPQSIEVNLFRDGVKVDETESTGVRPNHDGSYQIHRWMEFDPNSQAKYSCEVDHNGLGQKLVVFYELKTSSMLPIIIGVVVALLLILAAVGGLIWYKKRAGQKTGYNPAKTSDRGDASSSSSATA